In Streptomyces rapamycinicus NRRL 5491, the genomic stretch GAGTACGAGCGGGCCTGGCCGCGCGTCTGCATGGCGGCCAGGGAGCCCATGCCCCGGTAGGACTTGAACTGCTTGCCGTTGATGAAGACCATCTCGCCCGGCGACTCCTCGCAGCCGGCCAGCAGGCTGCCCAGCATCACGGTGTCCGCACCGGCCGCGATCGCCTTGGCGATGTCGCCCGAGTACTGCAGACCGCCGTCGCCGATCAGCGGCACCCCGGCCGCGTGACAGGCGCGGGCGGCCTCGTAGATCGCCGTCACCTGCGGTACGCCGATGCCCGCGACCACGCGCGTGGTGCAGATCGAGCCCGGGCCGACGCCGACCTTGACCCCGTCCACCCCCGCGTCGATCAGCGCCTGGGCGCCGTCCCTGGTGGCGATATTGCCGCCCACCACATCGACCGCGATATTGGACTTGACCTTGGCGATCATGTCGAGGATGCCCCGGCTGTGGCCGTGCGCGCTGTCCACGACCAGGAAGTCGGCCCCGGCCTCGACCAGCGCCTGCGCCCGCTCGTACGACTCGTCGCCGACACCTACGGCGGCGCCGACGACCAGCCGGCCGCCCGCGTCCTTCGCCGCGTGGGGGTACTGCTCCGCCTTCACGAAGTCCTTGACCGTGATCAGGCCCTTGAGCACGCCCGCGTCGTCGACCAGCGGCAGCTTCTCGATCTTGTGGCGGCGCAGCAGCTGCATCGCGTCCTCGCCGGAGATCCCCACCTTGCCGGTGACCAGCGGCATCGGGGTCATGACCTCGCGGACCTGACGGCCCCGGTCCACCTCGAAGGCCATGTCACGGTTGGTGACGATGCCGAGCAGCTTGCCCACGGCGTCCGTGACCGGCACACCGCTGATACGGAACTTCGCGCACAGCGCGTCCGCCTCGTGCAGCGTGGCGTCCGGCCGGACCGTGATCGGGTCGGTGACCATGCCGGACTCCGACCGCTTGACCAGGTCGACCTGGTTGGCCTGGTCCTCGATGGACAGATTGCGGTGCAGCACGCCCACGCCGCCCTGCCGGGCCATGGCGATGGCCATCCGGGACTCGGTGACCTTGTCCATGGCGGCGGACAGCAGCGGCACGTTCACCCGCACGTTCCGAGAGACCCTGGACGAGGTGTCGACCGCGTTCGGCAGCACCTCGGAGGCGCCCGGCAGCAGCAGCACGTCGTCGTACGTCAGCCCGAGCATGGCGAACTTCTCAGGCACTCCGTCGACGTTGTCAGTCATGACACCCTTCCAATGGTCTTGCCCCAGCGCGGACTCCCATGCTAACGGGCTCCCCGAGTGCCTCATTCCGCCCTGTGGATAACTTCTCAGCGACCTGCTAAATGCGGAAGGCACAACAAGGTAACGAGCCGCTCGGAACTCCGGTGGGCCCGGGGCTCACTGCTCGGCGAGCGCGCGCAGCCTGCTCAGCGCCCGGTGCTGGGCGACCCGCACCGCTCCGGGGGACATCCCGAGCATCTGCCCGGTCTCCTCCGCCGTCAGCCCGACCGCGACCCTCAGCAGCACCAGCTCGCGCTGGTGCTCCGGAAGGTTGGCCAGCAGCTTCTTGGCCCACTCCGCGTCGCTGCTGAGCAGCGCCCGCTCCTCGGGCCCCAGCGAATCGTCCGGCTGCTCCGGCATCTCGTCCGAGGGGACGGCCGTGGAGCCCGGGTGGCGCATGGCGGCCCGCTGCAGATCGGCGACCTTGTGGGAGGCGATGGCCACGACGAACGCCTCGAAGGGCTTTCCGGTGTCGCGGTAGCGCGGCAGCGCGCACAGCACCGCGAGACAGACCTCCTGCGCCAGGTCGTCCACGAAGTGGCGGGCATCACCCGGAAGTCGGGACAGCCTCGTACGGCAGTAGCGCAGGGCCAGCGGGTGGACCAGGGCCAGCAGATCGTGGGTGGCCTGCTCGTCCCCCTCGGCTGCGCGCCCGACGAGGGAGCCGATCGCCCCCGTACCCCCGGGAGCTCCCTTGGGGGCTCCTGGGCTCTCGTCGTCGCGCGGCATCCATCCATGGTGCCTCGGGCCCGGGGGCTCCGTGGCATCGCGTCCGTAGTTGTGCGCTGATCCGTTATGAGCAGGTGCGCCGGCTGTCGTCACGTCCTGCGCTCTCCCCTCACGCCCGACCGACTCGTCCCCGAGGAACTCCACACCTTCAAGGATGCGGCATAGCGCGGGGAACTGATACAGGCCACCACCACAGCGCTCGCCGCGCACGCTTTCGCCCCGCCCGCCAACCGACGGGCGGGGACCGTAGCGCCCCCGCTGCGCAGCACGTCAGAACGGTCGTGGCCGGATCAGCGGACCAGACCCCAGCGGAACCCGAGGGCCACCGCATGTGCCCGGTCGGACGCGCCGAGCTTCTTGAACAACCGGCGTGCGTGCGTCTTGACCGTGTCCTCGGACAGGAACAGCTCGCGGCCGATCTCCGCGTTGGACCGGCCGTGGCTCATGCCCTCGAGCACCTGGATCTCCCGCGCGGTGAGCGTGGGCGCGGCGCCCATCTCGGCCGAGCGCAGCCGGCGCGGGGCCAGCCGCCAGGTGGGGTCGGCGAGCGCCTGGGTCACGGTGGCGCGCAGCTCGGCGCGCGAGGCGTCCTTGTGCAGATAGCCACGGGCGCCGGCCGCCACGGCCAGCGCCACTCCGTCCAGGTCCTCGGCGACCGTGAGCATGATGATCCGGGCGCCGGGGTCGGCGGAGAGCAGCCGCCGCACGGTCTCGACCCCGCCGAGACCGGGCATCCGTACGTCCATCAGAATCAGATCCGAGCGGTCGGCACCCCAGCGGCGGAGGACTTCCTCGCCGTTGGCCGCCGTCGTCACACGCTCGACGCCGGGCACGGTCGCCACCGCGCGGCGCAGCGCCTCTCGGGCAAGCGGGGAGTCGTCGCAGACGAGGACGGATGTCATGGCCGCCCTCCGCAGCTGATGCGCGTCACCTTGAGCCTCCAGGCTGGTACATATCGTCACCTGAGCGATTGACAGCCCCGGATGTCTGTCCGAGAGCTTTACCCATCAACCGCCTCCGCACTCTCAACGACGGTCACCCGAAAGAGTTACGGGGTTCGGCGGCCACCTTCGACACTCTACGTGAGGGCCCGGACACGGAGCAGCTTCGTCGCGCCGGTCGCGTCCTTCGCGCCTCCCCCATAGGGCAGCCCCCGAGGCAGTCCCTTCGGTGGCATTTGGCGACCTTGCTTCCAATTTGGTGGTGTGTGTGGCTAGATTCGCAATGAGTCATATTTACATCTACTTACACCGTAGGTGTACGACCCAGGACACAGCGTCCGCAGCCGATCGCTTCGAGGAGATAAGGCAATGGCAGATTTCTCCCGTCTTCCCGGCCCGAATGCCGACCTGTGGGACTGGCAGCTCCTGGCCGCGTGTCGCGGGGTCGACAGCTCGCTCTTCTTCCACCCGGAGGGGGAGCGCGGCGCTGCCCGCAGCGCACGCGAGATGTCGGCGAAAGAGGTGTGCATGCGCTGCCCGGTACGGGCGCAGTGCGCGGCCCACGCCCTTGCCGTACGCGAGCCCTACGGAGTGTGGGGAGGGCTGACCGAGGACGAGCGCGAGGAGCTCATGGGGCGGGCACGGCATCGCGCGGTCGCCGGTACGGGAGCCCCGGGATCCTGATCAACGGCCTGAGCACGGCCAACTGAAGAAACGTTCCTCCTGTCACCGCCCGGCGCATCCGCGGACGGCCGCGGGGTGGTGCGCGCGCCGCTCACCTGCGGGCGGCCCGCTCCAGCCGGTCCAGTGTCGCCGCCACCGCCGGGACGCGGGCGAGGTCGGGCAGGGTCAGCGCCACCACTTCCCGCCGCACCGCCGGTTCCACCTCCAGCGTCGTGGCGCCCTTGGTCCGCACCGACTCCAGCGCCAGCTCGGGCAGCACCGCGACCCCCAGCCCGGCCCCGACCAGGCCGACGACCGTCGGATAGTCGTCCGTCGCGAAGTCGATGCGCGGCGTGAAGCCCGCGGACTCGCACACCTCCACCAGATGCCCCCGGCAGCGCGGACAGCCCGCGATCCACGGCTCCCCGGCCAGCTCGGCGATCCCCACCGCCCCGGCGCCCGCCAGCTTGTGCCCCTCCGGCACCACGCCCACCAGCCGATCGCTCAGCAGCGGCCGCAGGACCAGGTCGTCCCACTCGCCGCCGCCTCCCGAGGCCGCCTCCGCCTCCGCGCTCACCTGCGGATACCGGAAGGCCAGCGCGATCTCGCAGTCGCCCGAGCGCAGCATCTCCACCGAGCCCGGCGGCTCGGCCTCCACGAGCGAGACCCGCGTCCCGGGGTGCGCCGCGCGCATCTCGGCGAGCGCCATGGGCACCAGGGTCGAGCTGCCGCTGGGGAAGGACACCAGCCGCACCCGGCCCGAGCGCAGCCCGGCGATCGCCGCGACCTCCTCCTCGGCGGCGGTCAGCCCGGCCAGGATCCCGCCGGCGTGCCGCACCAGCGCCCGGCCCGCCTCGGTCAGCCGCATCTCCCGTCCGCTGCGGATCAGCAGCGGGGTGCCCGCGGCGCCCTCCAGGGCCTTCATCTGCTGGCTGACGGCGGGCTGGGTGCAGCCGAGCTCACGGGCGGCGGCGGAGAAGGAGCCGGTGGCGGCCACCGCGCGCAGCACCCTGAGATGGCGGGCCTCGATCATGCCTTGAGCATAAGGGACCCTTGGGTACGGCCCGGGATATTACGTCGACGCTTTGACCTCACTGTCCTACGGTGCGGTCATGCCGCATACTCCACGCCCCTCAACCGTCCTCACCGTGAACATCGGCCGCGCGATGCCGAGCGCCCACACCGACTGCCCCGCAGGCACCGGTATCGACAAGCGGCCCGTCGACCGCCCGGTGCGGGTCGCGGCCCCCGGGCCGAAGGGCCGGGCCGGAAGCGGTCTGGCCGGTGACTCGGTCTGCGACCTCCGCCACCACGGCGGCGACGACCAGGCCGTCTACGCCTACGCCCGGGAGGACCTCAACGTCTGGGAGCGGGAGCTGGCCCGCGAGCTGGCCAACGGAGCCTTCGGCGAGAACCTCACCACCAGCGGTATCGACGTCAACGGCGCGCTCGTCGGCGAGCGCTGGCGAGTGGGGAGCGAACTGCTGCTGGAGGTGACCTCACCGCGGATCCCGTGCCGTACGTTCGCCGGGTGGCTGGGCGAGCGGGGGTGGCTCAAGCGGTTCACCCAGGCCGCCGTCCCGGGTGCGTATCTGCGGGTGATCGAGCCCGGCGAGATCCGCTCGGGCGACTCCGTCGAGATCGTGCACCGGCCCGACCACGAGGTGACGGTCGAGTTCCTCTTCCGCGCCGAGACCACGGAGCGGGAGCTGCTCCCGAGGGTGCTGGCGGCCGGTGACGCGCTGCATCCGGAGGTGCGGAAGACCGCCCTGAAGTACCGGTCCGCGAAGGCGAGCTGACGGAAGCGGACTGACGGAAGCGCTCATTCCGGCGCAGATCGCTCGCGGTGCCGCTCGGCGGTCCGCCGGGGCCTGCCACGGCCGATAACGTGCGCGTATGACGACTGCATTGATTACCGGAACCACCGCGGGCATCGGCGCCGCCTTCGCGGGCCGGCTCGCCGCCGACGGGCACAATCTGGTGCTCGTCGCACGCGACGAGAAGCGGCTGCGGGAGCAGGCGGCGGATCTCCACGACCGGCACGGCGTGGAGGCGGACGTGCTGGTGGCGGACCTCTCCGAGGATGACGGGATCGCTGCGGTCGAGGCCCGGCTGAAGGACCGTACTCACCCGGTCGATCTGCTCGTCAACAACGCCGGTTTCGGCAACCGCGCCCGCTATCTGGATGTGCCGATCGCCGATGAGCTGCGGATGCTGAAGCTGCACTGCGAGGCGGTGCTGCGGCTGACCAGCGCGGGGGCCACGACGATGCGGGACCGGGGGCGCGGCGGGGTGATCAATGTGGCGTCGGTCGCGGCCTTCTTCCCGCGCGGGACGTACGGGGCGAGCAAGGCGTGGGTCGTGCAGTTCACGCAGGGCGCGGCGAAGGACCTGGCCAGCTCGGGGGTGCGGCTGATGGCGCTGTGCCCGGGGTTCGTCCGTACGGAGTTCCACGCGCGGGCGGGGATCAAGGACACCAGCGTGCCGAGCTGGATGTGGCTGGACCCGGACCGGCTGGTCACGGCGGCGCTGAAGGATTTCGCCCGGGGCAAGTCGCTGTCCATCCCGGACCCGCGCTACAAGGCGATGTCGAGCCTGGCGAAGCTGGCCCCGCGCTCGGCCCTCTCCTCCATCTCCTCCAAGGTCGGCCGCCCCCCGGCGAAGGGGTAGCCGTCCGGCGGAACCGGAACACACGAAGGCGCGGCCGCCCGTCGGGCGGCCGCGCCTTCGCGCTGCTTATGGCAGAACGCCGGCGCGTCAGTGCGCGTGACCGTGGCCGTGGCCCGCGGCCTCGGCCTCTTCCTCGGCCGGCTTCTCGACCACCAGGGTCTCGGTGGTGAGCAGCAGCGAGGCGATCGACGCCGCGTTCTCCAGCGCGGAGCGGGTGACCTTGACCGGGTCGATGACGCCGGCCTTCACCAGGTCGCCGTACTCCTCGGTGGCCGCGTTGTAGCCGTGGCCCTTCTCGAGCTCGGCGACCTTCGAGGTGATCACGTAGCCCTCGAGACCGGCGTTCTCGGCGATCCAGCGCAGCGGCTCGAC encodes the following:
- the guaB gene encoding IMP dehydrogenase, producing the protein MTDNVDGVPEKFAMLGLTYDDVLLLPGASEVLPNAVDTSSRVSRNVRVNVPLLSAAMDKVTESRMAIAMARQGGVGVLHRNLSIEDQANQVDLVKRSESGMVTDPITVRPDATLHEADALCAKFRISGVPVTDAVGKLLGIVTNRDMAFEVDRGRQVREVMTPMPLVTGKVGISGEDAMQLLRRHKIEKLPLVDDAGVLKGLITVKDFVKAEQYPHAAKDAGGRLVVGAAVGVGDESYERAQALVEAGADFLVVDSAHGHSRGILDMIAKVKSNIAVDVVGGNIATRDGAQALIDAGVDGVKVGVGPGSICTTRVVAGIGVPQVTAIYEAARACHAAGVPLIGDGGLQYSGDIAKAIAAGADTVMLGSLLAGCEESPGEMVFINGKQFKSYRGMGSLAAMQTRGQARSYSKDRYFQDNVLSEDKLVPEGIEGQVPYRGPLASVAHQLVGGLRASMGYVGSANVAELKEKGRFVRITAAGLKESHPHDIQMTTEAPNYSGR
- a CDS encoding sigma-70 family RNA polymerase sigma factor, which codes for MPRDDESPGAPKGAPGGTGAIGSLVGRAAEGDEQATHDLLALVHPLALRYCRTRLSRLPGDARHFVDDLAQEVCLAVLCALPRYRDTGKPFEAFVVAIASHKVADLQRAAMRHPGSTAVPSDEMPEQPDDSLGPEERALLSSDAEWAKKLLANLPEHQRELVLLRVAVGLTAEETGQMLGMSPGAVRVAQHRALSRLRALAEQ
- a CDS encoding response regulator transcription factor — encoded protein: MTSVLVCDDSPLAREALRRAVATVPGVERVTTAANGEEVLRRWGADRSDLILMDVRMPGLGGVETVRRLLSADPGARIIMLTVAEDLDGVALAVAAGARGYLHKDASRAELRATVTQALADPTWRLAPRRLRSAEMGAAPTLTAREIQVLEGMSHGRSNAEIGRELFLSEDTVKTHARRLFKKLGASDRAHAVALGFRWGLVR
- a CDS encoding WhiB family transcriptional regulator → MADFSRLPGPNADLWDWQLLAACRGVDSSLFFHPEGERGAARSAREMSAKEVCMRCPVRAQCAAHALAVREPYGVWGGLTEDEREELMGRARHRAVAGTGAPGS
- a CDS encoding LysR family transcriptional regulator; this encodes MIEARHLRVLRAVAATGSFSAAARELGCTQPAVSQQMKALEGAAGTPLLIRSGREMRLTEAGRALVRHAGGILAGLTAAEEEVAAIAGLRSGRVRLVSFPSGSSTLVPMALAEMRAAHPGTRVSLVEAEPPGSVEMLRSGDCEIALAFRYPQVSAEAEAASGGGGEWDDLVLRPLLSDRLVGVVPEGHKLAGAGAVGIAELAGEPWIAGCPRCRGHLVEVCESAGFTPRIDFATDDYPTVVGLVGAGLGVAVLPELALESVRTKGATTLEVEPAVRREVVALTLPDLARVPAVAATLDRLERAARR
- a CDS encoding MOSC domain-containing protein is translated as MPHTPRPSTVLTVNIGRAMPSAHTDCPAGTGIDKRPVDRPVRVAAPGPKGRAGSGLAGDSVCDLRHHGGDDQAVYAYAREDLNVWERELARELANGAFGENLTTSGIDVNGALVGERWRVGSELLLEVTSPRIPCRTFAGWLGERGWLKRFTQAAVPGAYLRVIEPGEIRSGDSVEIVHRPDHEVTVEFLFRAETTERELLPRVLAAGDALHPEVRKTALKYRSAKAS
- a CDS encoding SDR family NAD(P)-dependent oxidoreductase, which encodes MTTALITGTTAGIGAAFAGRLAADGHNLVLVARDEKRLREQAADLHDRHGVEADVLVADLSEDDGIAAVEARLKDRTHPVDLLVNNAGFGNRARYLDVPIADELRMLKLHCEAVLRLTSAGATTMRDRGRGGVINVASVAAFFPRGTYGASKAWVVQFTQGAAKDLASSGVRLMALCPGFVRTEFHARAGIKDTSVPSWMWLDPDRLVTAALKDFARGKSLSIPDPRYKAMSSLAKLAPRSALSSISSKVGRPPAKG